The Geomonas ferrireducens DNA segment GCGCGTTAAGTACGCCCATGGCCAGCACGGCAAGGGCGAAAGGGACCTCGGTCCTCGGTTTCCATTTCATTCTTTAACCTCCAGACGGCGCCTGGGCCATGCTTCTGCCGATGAGGCGCAGGCGCGCGATCCGTTGCGACATGGGCGGGTGGGTCGAGAAAAGGCTCTGCTCGTCGGAGAGATCGGCTGCGGTGGGACTCGCTATGCACAGGTGGGCGCTCGCCTGGCTGATGCTGTGCGTCGCTCCGGCCGCCCCGGAAATCTTCTCCAGGGCCGAGATCAGGGCTTGCGGGTTGCGGGTGAATTGCGCCGCCGACGCATCGGCTAAATACTCGCGCTCCTTGCTGACCATGAGCGCCATGATGCGGGTGGCAAGGGGGGCAAGGAGCACGGTGAAGAGCCAGATCACGAAGATGATGCTGCCGATGCGGCTGTCGTCGTCCCCGCTTTGGTCGCTGCTGCCGTAGTACCGGCAGCGCGCCACGAACTCGGCGATCAGCGCGGACAAGCCAACGAGGACGGTGAGCGTCGTCATAAGGCGCACGTCCTGGTTCTTTATGTGGGCGATCTCGTGGGCCACCACCCCCTGCAGTTCCTCGCGGGTCAGGGAGAGAAGCAGCCCCTCCGTCGCGGCGACGTGGAAATCCCCGTGCTTCAGACCGACCGCCATGGCGTTCGGATCGCGGTCGGGGATGATCCAGACGGAAGGCATGGGCATGCCTGCGGCGATGGACATCTCTTCCACCACGTTGTGGAACACCCTTCCCGGCCCCTTCGTGTCGCCGTTGACGGGCGTGGCGCGGACGGCTTTTAACACCGTGGCGGCAGCGCCGGAGAGTTCCCACCAGGCAAGGCCTGCACCCAAAAGCCCTATCACGAGGGTGAACACGGGGCGAAACGGCCTGGACTTCTTCTCATAGGGACGGATCGCTCCCGGCGGTAGCTCCGCCTCCTGGTAGGCTCCCTGTCCCGTCTCCCGGTAGACCTTCGCCGGGGTGGGGCGGTCATGGGCGCGGGCCTTATAGTAGAGCGCCAAGTCGAGTCCCAGCCCAAGCCACAGGAAGAACGCTACGAAGAGGGCGACGACCCACTTGGTCTTTCTCCGGTTCTTTTCCTGAAGCTCGAAGAAGGTCGCCACGTGCTACCCTTCGCTTCGCGCCAGCACAGGCGCGGGCTGTATGAATATGTGCTTTAACTGCGGGACCGTCTTCTGCACCTTCTCCCTCAGCTCGGCGATCGTCTTTTCCACCTCGTGGTCGTGCAGCTCCTGCTTGAAGTCGACGTCGATGCAGATGAGGGAATCGGCCACGCCAAGCTGCATGGAGCGGATGGCGCCCACCGCCAGCACGTGCTCATGGCTGTTGATGACGCGGCGCGCGTAGCGGACCTGGACCGGGTCGATCGCTTCACCGATCATCAGCTTTCTCATCTCGTTCGCGAGGAAGAGCGCCATCACGAAGAGGAGTGCGCCGATAAAGAGGGAGGAGGCCGCGTCGTAAACGGGATTTCCCGTCAGGGAGACGAGGGCGGTCCCGAGCAGGGCGATGGCCAACCCCAAGAGCGCCCCGGAGTCCTCAACGAATACCACGACCGTCCCGCTGTCCTTGGAATCGACGACCCCCTGCAGCAGTTCCGAGGAGGAATGTTTCCCCATACTGCGGCGGGCGATCCACCACGACTGTCCCTCGAGCACGATGGAGCAGCTCAGGATCGCGTAGTTGAGGTAGAGGTGCTGGAGCTGTTCGGGGTGCTGCAGCTTGTGAAACCCCTCCACGAGCGAGTAGACGCCGCCAAGGACGAAGAGCAGCATAGCTACGATGAAGCTCCAAAAGTACTCTTCCTTGCCGTGGCCGAAAGGATGTGTGTCGGTGGGAGGAATCTTGCTCCGTTTCATCCCGAAAAGGAGCAGGACCTGGTTGCCGGTGTCTGCCAGGGAATGAACCGCTTCCGCCATCATACCGGCGCTGTGTGTGGTGAGGGCAGCGAAAAGCTTGAACAAGAAGATGACGAGGTTGTTTCTGAAGGCGACCTTTACCGCCTTTTCTCCTGAAGCCATGGATTTCCTTTTCTGAAGGTTACTTGAAAGAGAGGTTCACCTTGGGGACTTCGCGGTCGGCATGCTCGCTGATCTCCCAAAGTGTGGCGGGAGCGGCCTTGGCCAGCCCGGCGAACAGGACATTGGGGAACTGCTGCTGTGCCACGTTGTAGCTGGTGGCGGTATCGTTATAGGCCTGGCGGGCGAAGCCCACCCTATTCTCGGTGGAGGTGAGCTCCTCCTGGAACTGGGCGACGTTGCCGGTTGCCTTCAGATCCGGGTAGGCTTCGACGATCGCGGAAAAGCGGGACAGGGCGGCGTTGAGGGCCCCCTCGGCTGCGGCGATCTCGGCGACGTTGGCTGGACCTGCGCCGGTGCAGACGCTGACGGCTTTGTTGCGGGCGGCGATGACCGCCTCAAGTGTCTCGCGCTCGAACTGCATGGCGCCGCGGACCGCCTCCACCAGGTTGGGGATAAGGTCGTGCCGTCTTTTGAGCTGCACGTCGATCTGCTTCCAGCTGTTATTGGTCTGTTCCTTCAGGTTGATGAGGCTGTTGTACGAAGAAACGGCAACGAAGACGGCGATAACGGCGATGAGGCTGATGATGATCGCACCGATCATTAAGGTGTCCCTCCAAAGGATGTGCTCATAAATCCGGGCAAATTAGCGGCGACTATATACTGATTATGGAATGAAGTCAATGGCCTGGACTCAGCTTGTCTTTCTGTCTGTAGGGCTGTGGAAGGTTCCATTCGGCGGGAAACAATGGATGAATGAGCTACCATCTTTGGCATAAAGATGATGAAGCGCATCTATGCGAGCTGTTGGTGCTGCGGAAATAGTGCGTTTAAATCTGTGTAGGTAACTCAAGGAACTCAAGCACGTCCCCTCCAACCTCTACAAGCATCTGCCAGCCGACGCTGGGCTATCGCCCATCCCAAATGCCAGACCTCTTCAACGGACAGAATCGTCGCTTCCGGGTACGTGGATCGCCACTTATCGGCGGCCTCGGGGGAGCTTAAGAAATGGACTTGGCTGCAAAAAGTGTTGCGCACATTGCAGCAGCCTGCCTGATCGGCAGGTATCACGAGAGACACCACAGTTTCGGCCGGAGTCAGCGCGGTAACCCCCGTTGGTGTGACAGTTAACCGAACCGCAACTTCTGTGACCGGGCAGAGTGATTCCACCAGTGCCATCTGCTGCAATGCAACGGGGTACATCAGAGCATCCAGTGCACACCATGTAAAAAGATTGTGGCCGTCAACGCTGAAGCGGTGTGGGGTGGGAATCAGAGACAGTCCGCAGGCGACTATGTTGCCATCATCATCGAACACGGTGTCTTTGAATTCCATCAAATCCGTTTCTATGTCTCGCAGGGGGATATCGAGAGCGAGTGCTATGCTTGCTTTAGCCACGGGCTTGCCTTTTGCCAACGCGCGCAACAAATGCAACCAGAGCTTGGGATGGCGACAATGCAATGCGGCCTGGAGCCGCTCTCCCAATAAAGGATCAATGGACATGTGCCTTACCTCTCTTTATGACCCAGCGGCTGGGAGTTGACTGGGCAGAATCTCGTCCCGGTCAAACTGCCTTGATACCTTTATCCGCACTGTCTCCTGTCTCAAATATCCAAAAGTCGAACCCGACCCCTCTTCCTCTAGAAGTATATCTCCTGTATTTATTCTAGTGAGACCACAGTGGCATGGCCGCTGTTGGAAGCTCCCTTTCGCAGATAGACTCAAGCCTTTGTATAGTACTTGGCTTTAGATACGATCAAATTCTCGTAATAGATTTTCTTTCGATTGAGGTCATCACTTACTGCTTGGTGCTGCGGATCATGCACTAGCGCTTGGCTTCCAGCATTGAAGGGGATGTGGTCTTTGTACGCTGTTACTAATGATACAAAATACATCACTTGACCTTGGACATATGCATTCGATGCATCAACAAGGTCAGGAAAATACAGCAAGCATAGTGAAAGCGCTTTTCGTGCATCTACTGCTTGAGACAGGGCCAAGACTTCTGCCTTTGTGGTGCAACTATCCAGGTTTTTCGTGTACTGTAAGGATGCTGTAAAATGAAACATCATCTCTTCATACTTCTGGCGGAGTAACTTATTACGATCGTGTTTTTTATCTAAGGAAGAGCGCAGAAATGTGACAGCTTGTGAAATCAAAACCCCTGCCAACGCTGCACTTGCTGAAATTATCGGTGCTAGGTTTTCTCGCTCCATTCCTCCTCCATCTCCTTCATTACCGACGGCGTGAGGGCGCGCGTTAGCGCCTGTCTGTCGCCGCCTGGTTGGCATCTCTACTCTCCCGGTTCAAGGCCTAGGCATCGCCTTATTCGTTCCTCTGTTTTATGGATGGCATCAAAGTCATCAGTGTAAATGACATTTGACATTCCAATAAATCGACTTTTTGCCTCAAGAAGTTGTTCTTTGTCAGGTACTTGGTTTGCCCAGCGGTACAGCCAGTACAAAGACATGGGGGGATCTGAGGTCGGGGATCTGGGGTCAGGCTTGCAATGTTACAAAGATGACGGCGAGGTCATCAGAGATTGCAACTTCGCAAGCCTGGCCCCAGATCCCCACCACGAGTTGACGCCAACTTGCTAGCATCCCGCGCGAAATCAGTTTAGACAGCGGAATAGCAATCAAGGTAGCAGCTACAAGGAAGACTATTATGGTAATCGGAGAATTTTCCATGCCTTTTAGGGTTCCAGATTTTCAGCCTACTAGTAGACGGGCTGCAAGTAAGATCGCAAAAAGAGCAAAGAGTAAAGCTGAGAGTTTCAATAGCTTTTTATCTGAAGTATTTAAATCCTGAATACTTCCTTTAAGCTGTCCATACTTGAACGTCTTTTTTGCTCCGACTAGTGCAATGCACGCAGCCGAGCAGATAGCAAAAGACACTATCACGAGATCAATCCACGATGTACTTCTCATGGTATTACCTCTTGATTAAAACGTCCGGCGAAAGAGTCCTCACTGACCCCCAGGCCCCCCGCGCATTGTTGGGACTTCTTCTCTCAGGGGACGTACTACCGAACGTATTGGTATGCAGATTCTTGCCGTCTCAGACCTATTGTTCACACCAGTAATAACCCGTGTACTTTTTCCCCTTTTCAGACTTCTCCCAGAAGAAAACCCTTTTCTTCTCACCGGAATGCGTACGTGCATCGCCTTCACATAAGGCGGTCACGTTCCCCGGTCCCATCGGCGGTTTTTCAGCACATGAAGCCCGCCAAGTCGCCAGCGACGTAAAGTTCATCACATTTTTCGGCACATTACGCGAGGCCTTGGCGCTGAACATCTTGTTCGCTAACGCTGCACATTGTTCAATGCCCTCACGCTCAAGATCTTCAAGTGTTTGACCTGCTCTAGCCGTTTCTACTGTTGAAAAGGTGGCGGCGAGGATGCAAGTCACAGCGATGGTAGTTTTCATTCGAATTCCTTTCTGCTCTGGCCCAACGGTGTGAGGTGACCGGCGGAGCGCCTGGCTCCTACCAGCTTTCACCAGCACTCATGAGCCGCGAAGACCTGGTCCACCCGCTTGGTTGGCAACTCGTCATCGCCAACTACTTACACAACTTACCACTGTCCCCTCTGTCCCTGCTCAGCAAGCATCGTCCCCGTTGATGTATGAAGGAGTCTCAATCCCTTCTGTTTTGAGGGCTTTAACGGCATCCGCTAGTGGTTTCTTGAGGGCTGCCTCCAGCTTGATTATATGCTCGACCATCCAGTTGACCATTCCAGGCCAGTTATCACGGTTGAAACCGTCCACATCATGGCCAAACCTTATGGAACTGGATTTCTTGTCGTCGAGTCGGTCCCATGAAAGTGCATCTCCAAATGCTTCCTCTATCTGAGATTTTTTCGAGACCAGATAATCGAAAATGAATTTATTTTCTACCTTGTTGGTCCTGGCAATCACGAGTTCCACTCGAATGAACTTGCTGCCAAAAATCAAATCGAACGGGCAACCGCTCATCCCGGACCCTGCATAAATCCAGTGATCCTTGCTGGGGCTTATGTTGTTGTAGAGGTCTGTCGAGCTTGCTTTTAGCGCGTCCAGCGCCTGCTGCCAAAAGGCTAATCTGATCTTATGGCGGCTTTTCAACTCAAATTCCGCAGTCTTCTCTGCCGCTTCCTTCTCGTTGATACCAATCATGAACTCTGTTGCCTCTGGAGTTGGAATGATCTGCTCCAGTTTCAAAAACAGGTTGTCACCCATCCCATATGGCGTTGCTTTAAAACACTGCAACTGGATGTTGTGGCTTAAGAGCCACAGGACGGTTGATGTGACCTCCTTGCGGAATTGGGCTGCCACAAACATGATGCGTTGCTGATTGCCGCTGTTAAGGACAACCTCAGCCAAATCCGGTACTTCAAGAAATTCGCAAATCAGTGCCTGTGCATCGCCGTCACCGCCGGTTTTTGCAAGGTACTTCTGAAAGATTTCTACGATCTGGTTCTTTTTGAGGGTGGAACAGTAAGAGGCATACTTCAGAGCCTGCCAGACCACGTCGCGGCCCGAGTCGTCAAGCTTGTTCTCTATGACGACGAGGTTACCATCCTTATCCAGTGCGAGCAGATCCAGTCTTTCATTTGTATCGTCGAATCCGTCGAATTCCTTTTGGATGATCAACAGTTCTTCGCCCAGGGCCATAGACTCGTTTGCCAACCACTCCTGAAGATGTCCGCGTTCGGTAAAACCAAGGTCGCTGAATTTCTTTACTGTCAGGGGTTTGATTCGGTTCAGCGATTTATCTATCTGGTACATTTAAGTCACCTCTTTTAAGCATTTTGGGGAAGTACCTGGGGGCAGGGAGCACTGGGGCCAGGATCGACATTCGGACGTTCCAGTCCACTCAAATGTCCAAAAGTCTGGCCTGACCCCGCCTTTATGCACGGTCGATGGGGGAGGGCAGGGGCAACCCTGCTCTATACTCTACCTCAGTGTCCTGCACATATCCCGTGATCAACATAGCGAATTACATCTTTGGCAGTTTTTGCCTACTAAGGCAGTAAACCTATCACCACATGCTGAACGTGCCCATTTCAAATCATCATCAATTGCAGAATGTTTTACTGAAATAGCATTAAGTTCTATGGCGTTTTTGAGATAGTCGATAATCTTATTGCAATATTCTTCTTTATTGAAAACAAGCTCAGGACTGATGTCTACCTCGTATTTTCCCATCAGGCTCAGGTAGCAAGCCGCATTAAAATATGCAAACCCGGTAGAGTCCCTGGGTAGCAGGCGCTCGGCGTTTTTTAGTGCGTTTCGCAGCATTTCTGCGTCAACTATCTGGCCATTGTCAGGGAATTCAATAGCTTTTTTAAAGTAAGCTGTTCCGATGTTCAGCTGAGCAAAAAAATTTGTGAAAAGCGGCCCCTTTTCATTCCGTACCTCTTGAATGAATAATCGAAGATCCTCCCTCTTTACGCTTTCACCTGTTATATATGTCAAATATTTGTAGTACGCTGAGTTTGGATGGACAGACTGGTCGAACGCTTTCCTACTCTCCTTCTCATGGCCAAGCTTCCAAAGCAGCAATCCTCTCATAAAATTGCACTCTGAATCTTTTTTATCAACTTGCTCAACCCAGCCCAAAGCTTTAGCATATTTCGTTTTTCTAAGATAATATTTGGTCAAAGCTTTTTTGGTTTCATTGTTAACATCGAGACGGTACCCGATCTTTTTCAAAAGGTTAGATAATTGCTCAAAATTTTGAATAGTCTTAGTAACTTCAGTACTTATCGGCGGTGCACGAAGGTGATCAAATGCCATCCCATATCCAATCTCAACATCACCTAGTGCGTCCTGTATGCTCGATAACTGACTCTTTACCTCTGATATAATAAGCTCGGTGGCATTATAAAAGACGAATTTGTGCTTGACCAGTACAATTACCACAAGTAGTAGCAATAAAAAGCTAAAACAACAGAAAACTATACCAATGATGATTGTATTTTCATCGATACCTCTCTGAACTATAATAAACATAAAAGCAGAGGTAACCAGTAAAACTATTATTGGGATAGACATGGGATGGTTTTTCCACTGCTCCATAAAGCCATTTATTTCTCTATTGGATGATTTTGCTATTGCCTCCAAATCTCCTCCTTTTCAAACCCAAATTGATTCGACCTATCATATATTAACGAGCTGGCGTTCTTGGGTTTTGCTCAAAGCCCACAATCTCAAGAGCCTGGCACAATGTCCTTATTTGGTGATAATTTTGCTCGCTCCCATCTCTGCATTGTATGCTTTCGCCTTGGCTTGGTACTGGGCGAACTGGGGGATGGCTATCGCGGCGAGGATGCCGATGATGGCTACGGTGACCAGGACGCCGCCGGCTGATCCTCCTACTCCCGTGCGCGGCATGAAGAGGGCGAAGAACCAGGCGAAAAGACTGCGCTGCGGGGGGGCTGCAAACGGGTTGTCGACTCGCGCGGCTCGCTTTACGAGCCAGGGGTAGTCGGAGATGAGTTCGTGCAACGACATCCAGAAACCGCTGCTCTGCTCTATCTGATTCAGATAGGCTTCCACGTTGACTTCGGACCAGAGCTTTTCTCCGGCGGACAATGCGATCAGTCCTTTGAGGGCGCTGTCGGTGCTGTCGCAGCAGACTCTGCCGTACTGGTCGCAGGTGTACTCGCGGGCACGGGAGTAGGCGGCTCCTATCAGCGGGAATAGGCTTGCGGGCCAGAGGAAGGGTGCCCACTGCAGGTGTCTCTGTTTGATGTGTCCGAGTTCGTGCCCGATGTAGAAGTTGATCGCCTCTGGACGGTCGGACATGGCGTTGATGACGTTCGTGTAGAGCACGACGAAGTTCCTGCCCAAAAACCTCGTGGCGAAGGCGTTCAGAAAGCCACTGCCGTTGATCAGGTAGGCGTCGGGAGGGTCACTCAGGCCGAGGGTCTTGCAGCAGTTGAGATGCCGGTTGTAAAGGTCGGGGAACTGGGTGGGGGAGAGCTTGATGCCGTTGCCCTTTAGATGGGCGATGAGTGCGGATTGACCGATCAGGAGGGCGATGCCGAAAGCCGGCAGCAGGAACGCGAAAACGCCTTTGGTCGCGAAGAGCAGCCCCAGCCAGTAAATCGTCGCCACCACGGCGTGGATCATGAAAAGGCTCTGCTCCCGGTGGTAGATGATGGGGCCCAGGTTGACGTTCGGGATGCTGCCGGAGGCTTTCGCTGAGGTTCCGCTTGGGCCGGACGTCCATTTGTCATAGACCACGTGACACTTAGGACATGACGCCGCATCGAAGATGGCATCGGACTCCTGCCTCTGGTAGCCGCACTTGGGACAGTTCCGCCCCGCCTTGGACTTCGTCGGCGATGCTGCGACGGCGGGGGGCGCCACCTCGTCCGTGATCGGTTCGGGCAGCGGTAAGGTCGCCGCGTCCCTTGAGAAAACGAAGCTGGTTTTGCATCTGGGGCAACTGGTGACCGTCGCATCGGGCGGGCATTTGTCGAAGGGGACGGATTTACTCAATCCGCACGAGGGGCACGTTACGGCGACTGGACGAGAAGTCATTCCAATAACCCTTTCTTGTACTGGAGTGGACAAAGAAAAAGCCCTTGGTGATACCAAAGGCCTTCTTCATGGAGGTAGGGTAATGGCGGAAGCACATGGGAATCGAACCCACCTGGGAAGTTTCTCACCCCCCACACCGGTTTTGAAGACCGGGCCGCCCACCAGCGACGGTGGTGCTTCCTCATTGATTTTCTTGTCGCATTTTTTAAAGCATCTCCAACCTTAAGTCAATATATAAAATCGGATATGAAAAGGGCCCTGCTTATAGAGGGCCTCTCTTTCGTCGCCTTTATTTGTACGCCTTGCAAAATAGTTCTTATTTTTGCTGATAGTTGCGCCCACCCGCATACCCCTGCTATGCTTGACAAACAATCGTGATTTCTGTATAGCTTGGCGTGCTTACTACCATTTAAAGAGGGGGATGAATGATCCTGTTCGCCAACATACTCTTGGCCCTTGCGAAGATCATCGAGTTGGCCAACGGTCTTTTAACCGTGTACAAGTACATCCTGCTCGCCAGTGTCATCATCTCCTGGATCAACGCCGATCCTTACAACCCCATCGTCAACTTCATCTACCGGGTCACGGAGCCGGCGCTGCGCCGCATCCGCCGCTACATGCCGGACACCGGCATGCTCGACCTCTCTCCGCTCGTACTTTTCGCGGTGATCTACCTCGTGCAGATCGTGGTCCTCGACACGGCCTACAGCTATCTCATCATCTACAGCAACCAGCTCAAAGGGGGTGCCCTGTGAAGATAACCCCCATGGACATCCAGCAGCAGCAGTTCAAGGGAAAGATGCTGGGCGGCCTCGACCCGGAGGACGTGGATGCCTTCCTGCAACTGGTGGCGGGCGAGATGGAGGAGCTCATCAGGGAGAACAACGACCTCAAGGAGCGCATCAACCGCAACCAGACCCAGATGACGGAGATGGAGGCCCGCGAGGCGCAGCTGCGCGAGACCATGCTGGCGGCACAGCGGATCACCGAGGAGATGAAGGCGAATGCCCAGAAGGAGGCGCACCTCATGATCTCGGAGGCCGAGCTCAAGGGGGAGCGCATCGTCGCGGACGCCGAGAACAAGCTGGTGCAGTTGAACAACCAGATCCAGGAGCTGAAGAGGGACAAGCTTCAGTTCGAGTCGGGCTTCAAGAACCTCCTGGATACCTACTACAAGCTGCTCGCCCTGGACAAATAATGAACGAAGAGACGGTACGGGTAACACGCACACCTGAGGGGCTCCTCTTCACGGTGCACGTGCAGCCGCGCGCCTCGCGCAGCGAGATCTGCGGACCGAAGGAAGGGGAGCTCAGGGTGCGGCTCACCTCGCCGCCGGTGGATGACGCCGCGAACAAGCAGTGCGTCGAGCTCATCGCGAAGAGCCTCGGCATCGCCAAGTCCAAGGTCAGCATCAAGTCGGGCGCCAAGTCCCGGCACAAGGTGGTCAGAGTACAAGGGGTGGAGCAGGATGACCTCCTGCCCTTATTCAAAACGGAGAAGGAGCAGCAATGAAGGCGAAAGACATTATGGTAACGGACGTGCCGTCCATCACCACTAAGACCACGGTGGGTGAGGCGGTCCGGATCATGAAGAGCAACTTCGGCGACGAGAGCTTCCTGAACGCCGCACCCGGCCTGATCGTGGTCAACGAAAGGGGAGGACTCGCGGGGATCCTCACCCCCTTGAGCATCATCACCGCCATCATGGACGACGCGCCGGAGGGAAAATCCGACCCCGCCTTCTTCGGCTCCCTGTGCGACCGCATCAAGGACCTTCCCACCTCCGCCATCATGGAGCACCAGCCCATCTCGGTCACCCAGGATGCGAGCGTCAGCGACGTGGCGAGGCTCTTTCTCACGCACCGTTTCCAGAGGGTCCCCGTGGTGGACGGCAAGAAGGTGGTGGGGATCATCTACCGCTCGCGCCTGCTCTTCGCCATCAGCCAAAGCCTGATCGTTGCCTCTTGACAAAAACGGAGGCGGCTACTTATATTTGTACCTGCGCCCGGCCGTTCGCGTCAGGCGCTAAAGCTTCATAGGAGGTTGTAAAAGCGATGCCACTTTACGAGTATCAATGCAAAAGCTGCAACGAAACCTTTGAGTTGCGCCAGAAGTTTTCCGACGCACCCGCCACGGAGTGCCCGAAGTGCGGCGGCTCCGTTGAAAAGCTTATCTCCCAGTCCGGCTTCTCCCTGAAAGGGGGAGGGTGGTACGGTGACGGCTACGGCAGCTCCAAGGCGGCCCCTTCCTGCCCATCCGGCGGGGGATGCGCCGGTTGCCCTTCGGCCTCCTGATGACGCCATGAAACGACAAGGCCCCCGTACCCACGGGGGCTTTTTTTGTCCCCTGTTCCCGGCAAAATCCTTTACAAAACCTTCCGTTTTAATTATTATCGACAACTTAAAAATCTGAGCCCGGTCCGCCCGCGAGGACGCGCCGCGCCTGCATATTCCAGCGGAAAGAGGGGTACACGTTCATGGCGAAAATCATCGACGGCAAGGCCATCGCGGCAAAGATCCGCGCAGAGATCAGCGCAGAAGCGGCACGACTGAAGGAGCGAGGAATCGTCCCGGGGCTCGCCGTGGTGCTTGTCGGGGAAGACCCGGCGAGCAAGGTCTACGTCTCCATGAAGGAGAAGGCGTGTGCCGACGTCGGGATCTTCTCCGACGAGTACAAGCTCGCAGCGGAAACGAGCGAGGAGGAACTCCTCACCCTCATCGACAAGCTGAACAACGATCCGAAGATCCACGGCATCCTCGTGCAGTTGCCGCTCCCCAAGCAGATCAACACCGAAAGGGTCCTCGAGGCAATATCGCCGGAGAAGGACGCCGACGGCTTCCACCCCTACAACGTCGGGCGTCTCGTCATCGGCAAGCCGCTCTTTCAGCCCTGCACCCCCTACGGCGTCATGGTGATGCTCAAGGAGACGGGCGTCGATCTGACCGGCAAGGAGGTCGTCGTGGTCGGGCGCTCCAACATCGTTGGCAAGCCGGTCGCCTTCATGTGCCTGCAGCAAAACGCGACGGTGACGCTGTGCCACTCGAAGACACGCGACCTCGCCGCCAAGGTGGGGCAGGCGGACGTGGTCATCGCGGCGGTCGGTGTCCCCGAGATGATCAAGGGGGCCTGGATCAAGGAAGGTGCCGTGGTCATCGACGTGGGCGTTAACCGCGTGGGTGAGAAGAAGCTCGTCGGGGACGTTGAGTACGCCGCGGCCAGC contains these protein-coding regions:
- the folD gene encoding bifunctional methylenetetrahydrofolate dehydrogenase/methenyltetrahydrofolate cyclohydrolase FolD, producing MAKIIDGKAIAAKIRAEISAEAARLKERGIVPGLAVVLVGEDPASKVYVSMKEKACADVGIFSDEYKLAAETSEEELLTLIDKLNNDPKIHGILVQLPLPKQINTERVLEAISPEKDADGFHPYNVGRLVIGKPLFQPCTPYGVMVMLKETGVDLTGKEVVVVGRSNIVGKPVAFMCLQQNATVTLCHSKTRDLAAKVGQADVVIAAVGVPEMIKGAWIKEGAVVIDVGVNRVGEKKLVGDVEYAAASERASAITPVPGGVGPMTITMLLQNTLESAKRGM